A single genomic interval of Cydia splendana chromosome 10, ilCydSple1.2, whole genome shotgun sequence harbors:
- the LOC134794180 gene encoding DALR anticodon-binding domain-containing protein 3, translating into MIENVADTFTDSVFLFLTGEIRDGQGLLIKRHSESLDLHGDFSFPNKVKSWHGYIDASKAKGNDSLMQCIGKSTEEFVRESQNWFLQVNKVKEHKDRIHLFVDRTKSIRIGLTEALNVNATVIKRLNETLDSVTCDPLCNDDSLTTLRLRNLSRTIQNLCTLCKNKTPIFVSSKSSRICPDGSRMVLCGAVVNAKTGSKERSVDGNEFIRLRQDEMTLIAQHKYGVRVSTDSKWREFIANLGESAAVFELLQTKPSSAVKINCDCSSTGSSKGAAFILYNCARLETIVRTFNEKVDDGTYPPISDFEHTDFSLLTQEDEWSLIFNFVMGFPSLINKSMDVGETTCEFRPHQICSFLCSMVRVFSQYYRRIRILTEPRKHLLPVLYARIHMLKILNETLKICLKILNIKSVTQM; encoded by the exons CCTACACGGCGACTTCAGCTTTCCAAATAAAGTGAAATCCTGGCACGGATATATTGATGCTTCAAAGGCGAAAGGAAATGATAGCTTGATGCAGTGCATCGGAAAATCAACAGAAGAATTCGTTCGTGAATCACAAAATTGGTTCCTACAAGTAAACAAAGTTAAAGAACATAAAGACCGGATTCACTTATTTGTCGACCGCACAAAGTCTATTCGTATAGGATTAACAGAAGCCTTAAATGTTAACGCCACGGTTATCAAAAGATTAAATGAAACACTTGATTCAGTTACGTGTGATCCACTTTGTAATGATGATAGCTTGACGACCCTCCGTTTACGAAATCTAAGCAGAACTATACAGAATCTTTGTACTCTATGCAAGAATAAGACGCCCATATTTGTAAGCTCAAAATCGTCCCGTATTTGCCCTGATGGTAGTAGAATGGTGCTGTGTGGGGCTGTTGTTAATGCTAAAACAGGCAGCAAGGAAAGATCTGTTGATGGCAATGAATTTATAAG GCTCCGGCAAGATGAGATGACACTAATTGCTCAACACAAGTATGGGGTGAGGGTGTCCACAGACTCAAAATGGAGAGAGTTCATAGCTAATCTTGGGGAATCAGCTGCCGTGTTTGAATTGCTTCAGACCAAACCTAGTAGCGCAGTCAAAATCAATTGCGACTGTTCTTCAACAGGGTCAAGTAAAG GAGCTGCTTTCATACTGTACAACTGCGCGAGGCTGGAGACTATTGTGCGGACATTTAATGAGAAAGTTGATGACGGAACTTATCCTCCTATATCAGACTTTGAGCATACGGATTTCAGTTTACTCACACAGGAA GATGAATGGAGCTTAATATTCAACTTCGTAATGGGGTTCCCATCTCTCATAAACAAATCCATGGATGTAGGGGAAACTACATGCGAATTCCGTCCACACCAGATCTGCAGCTTTTTATGCTCTATGGTCAGAGTGTTCAGCCAATACTACAGGAGAATTAGGATACTAACA GAGCCAAGAAAGCATCTGTTGCCAGTATTGTACGCCAGAATCCACATGTTAAAAATATTGAACGAGACCCTCAAGATATGCttgaaaatattgaatattaaaaGTGTTACGCAAATGTAA